One Triticum dicoccoides isolate Atlit2015 ecotype Zavitan chromosome 5B, WEW_v2.0, whole genome shotgun sequence genomic window carries:
- the LOC119307049 gene encoding enolase: MAATIQSVKARQIFDSRGNPTVEVDVCCSDGTFARAAVPSGASTGVYEALELRDGGSDYLGKGVSKAVDNVNLIIAPALIGKDPTAQTELDNFMVQQLDGTKNEWGWCKQKLGANAILAVSLAICKAGASIKKIPLYQHIANLAGNKQLVLPVPAFNVINGGSHAGNKLAMQEFMILPTGAASFKEAMKMGVEVYHNLKSVIKKKYGQDATNVGDEGGFAPNIQENKEGLELLKTAIEKAGYTGKVVIGMDVAASEFYNDKDKTYDLNFKEENNDGSQKISGDSLKNVYKSFVSEYPIVSIEDPFDQDDWVHYAKMTEECGEQVQIVGDDLLVTNPTRVAKAIKEKSCNALLLKVNQIGSVTESIEAVKMSKHAGWGVMTSHRSGETEDTFIADLAVGLSTGQIKTGAPCRSERLAKYNQLLRIEEELGAAAVYAGLKFRAPVEPY; encoded by the exons ATGGCGGCGACGATCCAGTCCGTGAAGGCCCGCCAGATCTTCGACAGCCGCGGCAACCCCACCGTCGAG GTTGATGTGTGCTGCTCAGATGGAACCTTCGCCAGGGCCGCTGTTCCCAGCGGTGCATCAACTG GTGTTTATGAAGCTTTGGAACTGAGAGACGGTGGATCTGACTACTTGGGAAAGGGTGTTTCCAAG GCTGTTGACAATGTGAACTTGATTATCGCACCAGCTTTGATTGGCAAG GACCCTACAGCTCAAACTGAGCTCGACAACTTTATGGTTCAGCAGCTTGATGGAACCAAAAACGAATGGGGTTGGTGCAAGCAGAAG CTTGGTGCTAATGCAATCCTGGCTGTGTCACTAGCTATTTGCAAAGCTGGAGCCAGCATCAAGAAGATTCCGCTGTACCAG CACATTGCCAACCTTGCTGGCAACAAGCAATTGGTTTTGCCTGTTCCTGCATTCAATGTCATCAATGGTGGATCCCATGCTGGAAACAAGCTTGCTATGCAG GAGTTCATGATCCTTCCTACTGGAGCTGCCTCATTCAAGGAGGCAATGAAGATGGGCGTTGAAGTGTACCACAACTTGAAG TCTGTTATCAAGAAGAAGTACGGGCAAGATGCCACCAATGTTGGAGATGAAGGTGGTTTTGCTCCTAACATTCAG GAGAACAAGGAGGGCCTTGAGCTCTTGAAGACTGCAATTGAAAAGGCTGGATACACCGGCAAG GTTGTCATTGGAATGGATGTTGCTGCTTCAGAGTTCTACAATGACAAGGACAAAACATATGACCTCAACTTCAAGGAAGAG AACAACGATGGTTCCCAGAAGATATCTGGAGATAGCCTGAAGAATGTATACAAGTCATTCGTGAGTGAGTACCCCATTGTGTCGATTGAGGACCCATTTGACCAGGATGACTGGGTGCACTATGCTAAGATGACTGAAGAATGTGGAGAGCAAGTTCAGATTGTTGGTGATGACCTTCTAGTCACCAACCCAACC AGAGTTGCGAAGGCAATCAAGGAGAAGTCATGCAATGCTCTTCTGCTGAAG GTTAACCAAATTGGATCCGTCACTGAAAGTATCGAGGCCGTGAAGATGTCGAAACATGCTGGCTGGGGTGTGATGACCAGTCACAGGAG TGGTGAGACTGAGGACACATTCATTGCTGATTTGGCTGTTGGTTTGTCCACG GGTCAGATCAAGACTGGGGCTCCCTGCCGCTCAGAGCGGCTTGCCAAGTACAACCAG CTTCTGAGGATCGAGGAAGAGCTGGGCGCTGCCGCTGTGTATGCCGGCCTCAAGTTCCGCGCACCGGTGGAGCCATACTAG